The Pirellulales bacterium genome includes a window with the following:
- a CDS encoding MotA/TolQ/ExbB proton channel family protein gives MQSAKARFKGLLDARLSVLGTIGANAPFIGLMGTVLGVIKASNDLSAKDPDKIMFGVFQALIATAVGLFVAIPAVVSYNFFLRKVRTALAQIDSLAHLVLANVHAAEHRGAGIQAPQSAKAM, from the coding sequence CATGCAAAGCGCCAAAGCGCGGTTTAAGGGTTTGCTCGATGCCCGTTTGTCGGTGTTGGGCACCATCGGCGCCAATGCTCCATTTATCGGGCTGATGGGCACCGTGCTCGGCGTAATTAAAGCATCCAATGACTTATCAGCGAAAGATCCGGACAAGATTATGTTTGGCGTCTTTCAAGCGCTGATCGCTACGGCGGTGGGGTTATTTGTAGCCATTCCGGCTGTAGTGTCGTACAACTTCTTTCTGCGGAAGGTGCGAACCGCACTGGCACAGATTGATTCGCTAGCTCACCTGGTGCTGGCCAACGTACATGCCGCAGAACATCGCGGTGCTGGTATTCAGGCGCCGCAATCAGCAAAGGCCATGTAG
- a CDS encoding biopolymer transporter ExbD has translation MSASISFDDEDGGGPITDINVTPLVDVVLVLLIVFMITVPAIVGSTPVRVDLPETAAAFDPSAEQLPLNIFIKHEAEGKIGLYWNDQQVTEEQFRSRLSEMHPGKDQEVSISADKDIAYDNVVHVMDMLATVGIHKISLPTKHVAK, from the coding sequence ATGTCGGCTTCGATTTCGTTCGACGATGAAGATGGCGGCGGCCCCATTACCGACATTAACGTCACCCCGCTGGTCGACGTGGTGCTGGTGTTGCTAATTGTCTTTATGATCACTGTGCCCGCCATTGTGGGCAGCACCCCGGTACGCGTCGATTTGCCGGAAACCGCCGCTGCTTTCGATCCTTCCGCCGAGCAACTGCCGCTTAATATCTTCATCAAACATGAGGCGGAGGGCAAAATCGGCCTCTACTGGAACGACCAACAGGTGACGGAGGAGCAATTTCGTAGCCGACTATCGGAAATGCATCCCGGCAAAGATCAGGAAGTGTCTATCTCAGCAGATAAAGATATTGCCTACGATAATGTGGTTCATGTGATGGATATGCTGGCCACCGTGGGCATTCACAAAATATCGTTGCCCACAAAGCACGTTGCCAAGTGA